A genomic segment from Dermatobacter hominis encodes:
- a CDS encoding carboxymuconolactone decarboxylase family protein: MAKVDLPEGDGDELLRLYALSPKMGAAAGRFSGAVYTDTALPTRVREAARIRIAEVNQCPVCLDTRTTSDPDGLTESEYLGMADWRSLTTLSEQEALAAEFAERFSTDHLNIDDDFWTRARAAFTDAELFELAVCCANWLGLGRVTQLFDAGVSCRIEY, encoded by the coding sequence ATGGCCAAGGTCGACCTGCCGGAGGGCGACGGCGACGAGCTGCTGCGGCTGTACGCGCTGAGCCCGAAGATGGGGGCCGCCGCAGGCCGCTTCAGCGGGGCCGTCTACACCGACACCGCCCTGCCGACGCGGGTCCGGGAGGCGGCCCGCATCCGGATCGCCGAGGTCAACCAGTGCCCGGTGTGCCTCGACACCCGGACGACCTCCGACCCCGACGGCCTCACCGAGTCCGAGTACCTCGGCATGGCGGACTGGCGGTCGCTCACCACCCTGTCGGAGCAGGAGGCGCTCGCCGCCGAGTTCGCGGAGCGGTTCTCCACGGACCACCTCAACATCGACGACGACTTCTGGACCCGGGCGCGGGCGGCGTTCACCGACGCCGAGCTCTTCGAGCTCGCGGTGTGCTGCGCCAACTGGCTCGGGCTGGGGAGGGTGACCCAGCTGTTCGACGCCGGGGTCAGCTGCCGGATCGAGTACTGA